A genome region from Arachidicoccus soli includes the following:
- a CDS encoding pectinesterase family protein: MDIKNISLGILLFCLFSFPKNSYGQQLQSQIELKTTKGNGVYNAVVDINGTGDYTSIQGAINAAPAGNTTPWLIFVKRGDYKEVVVIPKEKTFIHLIGQDKNTTVIHYKLNVQALPMKDSKWYQNDKAAWKFSVHNPKAKVYKLPGEVVTINAENFYAENISFINDWGVEKQNGPQALAISTQADRIAFNNCIFRSFQDTWMTSLKGLNDRLYATNCWIEGAVDYFYGGGNAYVEKSTFYNVRSGSVIVAPSHKEGTKWGYVFDHCIIDGNSAAADGKLKMGRPWHDRPIAIYLYTVMKIPVSKEGWTDMGTIPSIFADYKSVDANGNPINTSQRKTIFKDRNGKEGISKAKLTNEEAAKYTYSNVVKGDDNWDPRLLMNALPKPSVTHIGETLSWKALSGAKGYIVFCNNVIIGFTQTTIFTLAQYSNNLNYQICGVNKNGSLGLKSEISR; this comes from the coding sequence ATGGATATAAAAAATATTTCACTAGGCATATTATTATTTTGCCTTTTTTCTTTTCCTAAAAATAGTTACGGTCAACAGTTACAGTCGCAAATTGAATTAAAAACTACAAAAGGAAACGGGGTTTATAATGCGGTGGTCGACATCAATGGAACTGGTGATTATACAAGCATTCAGGGTGCGATAAATGCAGCTCCGGCAGGAAACACAACTCCATGGTTAATTTTTGTCAAGAGGGGGGACTATAAAGAAGTAGTAGTTATTCCTAAAGAGAAAACGTTTATTCATTTAATTGGACAAGACAAGAATACCACTGTCATTCATTATAAGCTGAATGTGCAGGCTCTGCCAATGAAGGATTCTAAATGGTATCAGAATGATAAGGCTGCCTGGAAGTTCTCTGTACATAATCCTAAAGCAAAAGTCTACAAACTCCCCGGAGAAGTAGTAACAATCAACGCTGAAAATTTTTATGCCGAAAATATTTCTTTTATAAATGATTGGGGCGTTGAGAAACAAAACGGGCCTCAAGCGCTTGCAATAAGTACACAAGCAGATCGTATTGCATTTAACAATTGTATTTTTCGCTCCTTTCAGGATACCTGGATGACTAGTTTGAAAGGCCTCAACGATCGTCTTTATGCGACCAATTGCTGGATTGAAGGTGCGGTGGATTATTTCTATGGGGGCGGCAATGCGTATGTTGAAAAGAGCACTTTCTACAATGTTCGCAGTGGTTCGGTTATTGTTGCACCAAGTCATAAAGAAGGCACGAAATGGGGTTATGTATTTGATCATTGTATAATTGACGGTAACAGCGCGGCCGCTGATGGTAAGCTGAAAATGGGGCGCCCTTGGCATGACAGGCCAATTGCTATTTACCTTTATACAGTAATGAAAATTCCGGTTTCTAAAGAAGGCTGGACAGATATGGGTACTATTCCCTCCATATTTGCGGACTATAAAAGTGTGGATGCAAATGGAAATCCTATTAATACTAGTCAGCGAAAGACAATTTTTAAAGATCGTAACGGCAAAGAAGGAATCTCTAAAGCTAAATTGACTAATGAGGAAGCGGCCAAATACACCTATTCCAATGTAGTTAAGGGTGATGATAATTGGGATCCTCGTTTATTGATGAATGCTTTGCCTAAACCGTCAGTAACGCATATAGGTGAAACATTATCATGGAAAGCCCTATCAGGCGCCAAAGGATATATTGTATTCTGCAACAATGTGATAATTGGCTTTACTCAAACAACTATTTTTACACTTGCCCAATATTCAAATAATCTCAACTACCAGATATGTGGAGTAAACAAAAACGGTTCACTTGGCTTAAAATCAGAAATATCCAGATAA
- a CDS encoding LacI family DNA-binding transcriptional regulator encodes MEKKVSIYDIAKDMGVSTATVSFVLNGKAKEKGITDAVEKRIKKHADKVGYHPNLLAKSLRTGKSGVIGMLVEGIADPFFASICSTVGDLYYHPGSECIFGEGKHSIDHKK; translated from the coding sequence ATGGAAAAAAAGGTTTCAATTTATGATATAGCAAAGGATATGGGCGTATCTACAGCGACTGTATCATTTGTACTTAATGGAAAAGCCAAAGAAAAAGGGATAACAGACGCTGTCGAAAAAAGGATAAAAAAACATGCAGACAAAGTAGGTTATCATCCTAATTTGTTGGCAAAAAGCTTGAGGACCGGCAAAAGTGGAGTAATCGGCATGCTAGTTGAAGGTATAGCTGATCCATTTTTTGCAAGTATATGTAGCACAGTGGGGGACTTATATTACCACCCCGGAAGTGAGTGCATCTTCGGCGAAGGTAAACATTCAATCGACCATAAAAAATGA
- a CDS encoding SGNH/GDSL hydrolase family protein — translation MKGLSLLLLGFLYAIVSFSQEVIIKNDNSNIRYSGRTEIKDSATIISWTGSSVQFNFRGKSVKALLGDEMGSNFFNVIVDGKVVQKIHLKKGKNEYTLCDSLKKGKHSVELFKITEAAFGKTYIYDFQLNQGAKLLSLPSEPKRKIVFFGNSITCGYGIEDPKGNNGAAEYENGYKSYAAVTSRKLHADFHCISKSGIGIVISWFPLTMPEMYDRLYYDNPAIKWDFSRYSPQLVVVNLFQNDSWIVKMPQNPQFKRLFGDKAPSSEFIIKAYESFIEKLIVHFPKSKIICALGNMDATRAGSPWVAYIKKAVADINDKNLYTCVFPYKNTSGHPSAKEQLSMANQLTAFIHKHIKW, via the coding sequence ATGAAAGGTTTAAGCTTATTGTTATTAGGTTTTTTATATGCCATTGTTTCGTTTTCTCAGGAAGTAATCATAAAAAATGATAACAGCAATATCCGATATTCTGGTAGGACGGAGATAAAGGATTCTGCAACTATTATTTCCTGGACGGGCAGTAGTGTTCAATTTAATTTTCGGGGAAAATCTGTAAAGGCATTATTGGGAGATGAAATGGGAAGTAATTTTTTTAATGTAATTGTTGATGGTAAAGTTGTACAAAAGATTCATCTAAAAAAAGGTAAAAATGAATATACACTTTGTGATAGCTTAAAGAAGGGTAAGCATTCTGTTGAATTGTTTAAAATTACTGAAGCTGCATTTGGTAAAACTTATATTTATGATTTTCAGCTCAATCAAGGAGCAAAATTGCTATCATTGCCTTCTGAGCCTAAAAGGAAAATAGTATTTTTTGGCAACTCGATCACTTGTGGATATGGCATTGAAGACCCGAAGGGGAATAATGGAGCAGCGGAATATGAAAATGGTTATAAGTCGTATGCGGCTGTTACCTCCCGAAAACTGCATGCTGATTTTCATTGTATCTCTAAAAGTGGAATTGGTATTGTAATCAGTTGGTTCCCGCTTACAATGCCGGAAATGTACGACAGACTTTATTATGACAACCCTGCTATTAAATGGGATTTTAGCCGTTATTCACCTCAGCTGGTAGTTGTAAATTTATTTCAGAATGATTCCTGGATTGTCAAGATGCCTCAAAACCCTCAATTTAAAAGATTATTTGGGGATAAGGCACCTAGTTCAGAATTTATAATTAAAGCCTACGAATCTTTTATAGAAAAATTAATTGTTCATTTCCCAAAATCCAAAATAATTTGCGCACTGGGAAATATGGACGCCACAAGAGCGGGCTCTCCTTGGGTTGCATATATCAAAAAAGCTGTAGCTGATATAAATGATAAGAATTTGTATACTTGTGTTTTTCCTTATAAAAACACTTCCGGTCATCCAAGTGCAAAAGAGCAATTAAGTATGGCGAATCAATTAACTGCATTTATTCATAAGCATATAAAATGGTAA
- a CDS encoding glycoside hydrolase family 2 TIM barrel-domain containing protein has protein sequence MSASSAKVNIQSTIKNETSLPATVTLINKIINVKGIEVASTSSKQYIAANSEYDFNENVRVKSPALWSTENANLYKAITEVYVDGRLSDNVETKFGIRKISFDAVNGFILNNKPMKLKGGCFHIDNGPLGARSFDRAEIRRVVLMKASGFNAIRCTHNPPAPAFLEACDSLGMLVIDEAFDCWNEGKKADDYHVYFKDWWQKDLQSMLLRDRNHPSIIMWSIGNEIPGMDKPSVADTAKILADYVRSIDHTRPVTAAVVGVSNQKDAFFSALDVCGYNYADNKYISDHWRKPGRIMFATESYPLDAFQSWMGVLDHPWVIGDFVWTGFDYIGESSLGWRGYPQEKTFYPWNLAYCGDIDICGWKRPQSFYRDVLWKKNQLSIFVKQPHPYFPVNPKKEPWSIWNWDDVVDNWTWKGYEDSIFEVNIYSSCEEVELFLNNKSLGRKPTNRSTKFMAVYNVPYTSGELKAVGYDNNGKIVRTSVLNTAGKPTQINLSADRKMIKADNEDLSYVTVDLVDKKGIRNPNAENLVHFQIQGPGTIVGVGNANPVSVESYQLPERKAWQGRCLVIIKSGKHPGKIILKATSVGLNPEQLTIDAHH, from the coding sequence GTGAGTGCATCTTCGGCGAAGGTAAACATTCAATCGACCATAAAAAATGAAACAAGCCTGCCTGCTACGGTCACCTTAATCAACAAAATTATAAATGTAAAAGGTATTGAAGTTGCATCGACATCATCCAAACAATATATTGCCGCAAACAGCGAATATGATTTCAATGAAAATGTAAGGGTAAAATCGCCGGCATTATGGTCAACTGAAAACGCCAACTTATATAAAGCTATTACTGAAGTGTATGTTGATGGAAGACTTTCTGATAATGTTGAAACAAAATTCGGCATCCGGAAAATTTCTTTTGATGCTGTCAACGGCTTTATACTTAATAATAAACCGATGAAACTAAAAGGCGGATGTTTTCATATTGATAACGGCCCCCTTGGTGCCAGGTCTTTCGACCGCGCAGAAATTCGCCGTGTGGTGCTTATGAAAGCTAGTGGTTTTAATGCGATTCGTTGTACGCATAATCCACCTGCACCGGCATTCCTGGAAGCCTGCGACAGCCTGGGGATGTTGGTCATTGATGAGGCCTTCGATTGCTGGAACGAAGGTAAAAAGGCAGATGATTATCATGTTTATTTTAAAGATTGGTGGCAGAAAGACTTACAAAGTATGTTGCTTCGTGACAGAAATCATCCATCGATTATTATGTGGAGTATCGGCAATGAAATTCCGGGAATGGATAAACCTTCTGTTGCAGATACCGCCAAAATATTGGCGGATTATGTCCGCTCAATAGATCATACAAGGCCCGTTACAGCTGCAGTAGTTGGGGTTTCAAATCAGAAGGATGCATTCTTCTCAGCGCTGGATGTTTGCGGTTATAATTATGCAGATAACAAATATATAAGCGATCATTGGCGCAAGCCAGGCCGGATTATGTTTGCTACCGAATCTTATCCACTGGATGCCTTTCAGTCTTGGATGGGGGTGTTAGATCATCCTTGGGTAATTGGCGATTTCGTTTGGACCGGCTTTGATTACATCGGCGAATCAAGTCTAGGCTGGCGGGGATATCCACAAGAAAAAACTTTTTATCCATGGAACCTTGCTTATTGCGGAGATATCGATATATGTGGATGGAAGCGCCCTCAATCCTTTTACCGTGATGTCCTCTGGAAAAAAAATCAATTATCCATTTTCGTAAAGCAGCCTCATCCTTATTTTCCTGTTAATCCTAAAAAAGAACCATGGAGTATTTGGAATTGGGATGATGTGGTTGACAACTGGACATGGAAAGGTTATGAAGATTCAATTTTTGAAGTAAATATTTATTCCTCTTGTGAAGAGGTGGAATTGTTTTTAAATAATAAATCACTGGGCAGAAAACCAACCAATCGCTCTACAAAATTTATGGCTGTTTATAATGTTCCTTATACAAGCGGTGAATTAAAAGCAGTTGGCTATGATAATAATGGTAAAATTGTAAGGACCTCGGTTTTGAATACAGCTGGCAAGCCTACGCAAATAAATTTATCAGCAGATAGAAAAATGATTAAAGCAGATAATGAAGACCTGAGTTATGTTACCGTAGACCTAGTTGATAAGAAAGGGATAAGAAATCCCAATGCAGAAAATTTAGTTCATTTCCAAATTCAAGGTCCGGGAACTATTGTGGGCGTTGGTAATGCGAATCCGGTAAGTGTAGAAAGCTATCAACTACCAGAAAGAAAAGCTTGGCAGGGAAGGTGTTTGGTCATCATTAAGTCAGGGAAGCATCCGGGTAAAATTATACTAAAGGCAACTTCAGTTGGATTAAATCCTGAACAACTAACTATAGATGCCCATCATTAA
- a CDS encoding hybrid sensor histidine kinase/response regulator transcription factor translates to MRFIICIAFVVSSFQVFGQGEYFNFSRLNTSNGLSNNQVNAILKDSDGFLWFGTSSGLDRYDGSSFKIFRKKTDDSTSLCDNSISTLFPLPDGNIWVVTRGEPCIYEENKEKFNSNYNSYLNSLHLAAGNISKIVQGHDGRYWFLYDDHSLYLYSEKNKKTNRFTQQPIFKPDAKISALGETRDGKLWLVYQNGFLQEYDIKSDKIISSSNALQKINKGNIPYELLVDREGDVWVWYYVYGVYFFHPQNGSIRQFNENTSPNRLKSNIVSGIVQDENGLIWVATDHGGITLINKKKNFQTSFLLNDPDDSKSLTQNSIVKIYKDDNGNIWLGTYKQGVNYLNSNVVQFPLYHHQESNTNSLPYDDVNKFVEDKSGNIWIGTNGGGLIYFNRKNNSFKQYLHNSKDNNSLSSNVIISLCIDHEGILWIGTYFGGLNSFDGKRFTHYKHNNSIPSSLADDNIWDIFEDHDYNLWIGTLGGGLDRFDRNINGFEHFPFVQGAKNGPPSDFVSKIIQDKQDNLWIGTDDGVVVFSKGKNKWLVYQHSKEKNSLSNNNIISLLEDGKGRIWIGTREGLNLFNAQTNGFQAFTTSDGLPDNMIMNILEDRNQTLWISTPNGLCNAIPKKNKNGLAISVIDYDETNNLQNQEFNNNAALTLRDGKLMFGGPSGFNIIDPSAIKMSVYQPKIVFTELKILNKVISPGEKIDGRVLLPASLLKLKGIDLKYMENVFSISFASLNYTHSSRERYAYMLEGFNADWLYTDGLQRAATYTNLDPGHYLFKIKALKSDGSWSSVKSLEIIIEPPFWRTSLAYFIYVLIIAGILLLIRRITLDRIHMRYEVAHQRREAERIHSLDQLKTKFFTNVSHEFRTPLSLVIAPLDKIIKQTTDQEQKMQLSLVQRNAKRLLNLVNQLLDFRKMEVQEIKLHPAIGDIIGFCKDISQSFMDIAEKKRIQFSFSSNVDNLEIYFDKDKIEKILFNLLSNAFKYTHDNGIVSIDLMYKSLNDDDTNGTLAIKVQDSGIGIPADKQERVFERFFQTEIPATIVNQGTGIGLAITKEFVKLHNGTISLKSELEKGTCFTVLLPAKKIFEPPVRVVVNPIMLNEVEQIDSNIEAKNSKKKKILIVEDNEDLRFYLKDNLKGQYHIEEACNGKEGWEKIKICYPDLIVSDIMMPLMDGVELVTKIKSETLTAHIPVILLTAMGSEEKELEGLKAGANDYVTKPFTFEILESRISNLIAQQKLLQKRFQKQIEVNPSEITISSVDEKFMQQALEVVEKHMDDPDFSVENFSQEMCMSRVTLYRKILSITAKTPVEFIRVIRLKRAAKLLTKSGMSIAEIAYDVGFNNPKIFSKCFKEEFKITPSQYAADQKDKGS, encoded by the coding sequence ATGCGCTTTATTATTTGCATTGCCTTTGTAGTATCATCATTTCAGGTTTTTGGCCAAGGCGAATATTTCAACTTCTCCAGGCTAAACACTTCGAACGGCCTCTCTAACAACCAGGTCAATGCTATTCTAAAAGATTCTGATGGCTTTTTGTGGTTTGGGACTTCCTCAGGATTGGATAGATACGATGGAAGTTCTTTTAAGATTTTTCGAAAGAAAACGGATGATAGTACCTCTTTGTGTGACAATTCTATTTCCACTCTTTTTCCGCTTCCTGATGGAAACATATGGGTAGTAACGAGAGGTGAACCTTGTATTTATGAAGAGAATAAGGAGAAATTTAATTCCAATTATAATAGTTATTTAAATTCATTGCATTTAGCTGCCGGTAATATTAGTAAAATTGTCCAAGGGCATGACGGCAGGTATTGGTTCCTTTATGATGACCATTCTCTTTATTTATATTCGGAGAAAAATAAAAAGACTAATCGGTTTACCCAACAACCTATTTTCAAGCCGGATGCAAAAATTAGCGCTTTAGGCGAAACCAGAGACGGGAAATTATGGCTTGTTTATCAGAACGGCTTCTTGCAAGAATATGATATAAAATCTGATAAGATTATCTCCTCTTCTAATGCCTTGCAAAAAATTAATAAAGGCAATATTCCTTATGAACTTTTAGTGGATAGAGAAGGTGATGTTTGGGTTTGGTATTACGTTTACGGCGTATATTTCTTCCATCCCCAAAATGGTTCAATCAGACAGTTTAACGAAAATACTTCACCCAATCGATTAAAATCTAATATTGTCAGTGGAATTGTACAAGATGAAAATGGATTAATATGGGTTGCAACGGATCATGGTGGTATAACACTGATTAATAAAAAGAAAAATTTTCAGACCAGCTTTTTGCTAAACGATCCTGATGACTCCAAAAGCCTTACCCAAAACTCAATTGTCAAAATATATAAAGATGATAATGGAAATATTTGGTTAGGCACTTACAAACAAGGTGTCAATTACCTAAATAGTAATGTTGTTCAATTTCCACTTTATCATCATCAGGAATCAAATACCAATAGTCTTCCTTATGATGATGTAAACAAGTTTGTTGAAGATAAATCTGGTAATATTTGGATTGGAACGAATGGTGGTGGGCTTATTTACTTTAATAGAAAAAATAATAGCTTTAAGCAATATCTCCATAATTCGAAAGATAATAACAGCCTTAGTAGTAATGTAATAATAAGTCTTTGTATCGATCATGAGGGAATACTTTGGATAGGAACCTATTTTGGAGGCCTCAATAGTTTTGATGGAAAAAGATTTACGCATTATAAGCATAACAATAGTATTCCTTCTAGCTTAGCTGATGATAATATCTGGGATATTTTTGAAGACCATGATTATAATTTATGGATAGGAACTTTGGGTGGGGGGCTGGACCGTTTCGATAGGAATATCAATGGGTTTGAGCATTTTCCATTTGTTCAAGGAGCAAAGAATGGGCCCCCTTCTGACTTCGTTTCTAAAATCATTCAAGATAAGCAAGATAATTTATGGATTGGCACGGACGATGGGGTTGTTGTCTTCTCCAAAGGTAAAAATAAATGGCTTGTATATCAGCATTCAAAAGAAAAGAATAGCTTAAGTAATAATAATATTATCTCTCTTTTAGAAGATGGTAAAGGTAGAATCTGGATAGGCACACGTGAAGGCTTGAATTTGTTTAATGCACAAACCAATGGATTTCAGGCTTTCACTACTTCAGATGGATTACCTGATAATATGATCATGAATATTTTAGAAGACAGAAATCAAACGCTCTGGATTTCTACTCCAAACGGATTATGTAACGCCATTCCTAAAAAAAATAAAAACGGCCTTGCTATTTCGGTAATCGACTATGACGAAACAAACAATCTACAAAATCAAGAATTTAATAATAATGCTGCGCTTACATTACGTGATGGTAAACTAATGTTTGGTGGGCCTTCTGGGTTCAATATCATTGACCCTTCCGCTATAAAGATGTCTGTTTATCAGCCGAAAATTGTTTTTACAGAATTAAAAATTCTAAATAAAGTTATTTCACCCGGTGAGAAAATTGATGGTCGGGTCTTGCTACCTGCGTCTTTATTAAAACTAAAAGGTATCGATTTGAAATATATGGAAAACGTTTTTTCCATTTCTTTTGCATCTCTTAATTATACGCATAGCAGCCGTGAAAGATACGCTTATATGTTGGAAGGTTTTAATGCAGATTGGTTGTACACCGATGGCCTGCAGCGAGCTGCGACTTATACAAATCTGGACCCCGGTCATTATCTTTTTAAAATAAAAGCTTTGAAGAGTGATGGTTCCTGGAGCAGTGTAAAAAGCTTAGAAATAATTATCGAACCGCCATTTTGGAGAACTTCCCTGGCTTATTTCATTTATGTTTTGATAATCGCTGGTATATTGCTATTAATTCGAAGAATTACTTTAGACAGAATCCATATGCGTTATGAGGTAGCTCATCAACGTCGCGAAGCAGAAAGAATTCATTCACTTGATCAACTAAAAACAAAATTTTTCACTAATGTTAGTCACGAGTTTAGAACACCATTAAGTTTGGTGATCGCGCCTTTGGATAAAATTATTAAACAAACTACTGATCAAGAGCAGAAAATGCAGTTAAGTCTTGTACAGCGGAATGCTAAGCGGTTGCTTAATCTTGTTAATCAATTGCTTGATTTCCGAAAAATGGAAGTGCAGGAAATAAAGCTTCATCCTGCAATAGGAGATATTATTGGGTTTTGTAAAGATATCAGTCAATCATTTATGGACATTGCAGAGAAAAAGAGAATTCAGTTCTCATTTTCCTCCAATGTAGATAATCTGGAAATTTATTTTGATAAGGATAAAATTGAAAAAATACTATTTAACTTACTTTCCAATGCCTTTAAGTATACGCATGATAATGGCATTGTAAGTATAGATTTAATGTATAAATCATTAAATGACGATGACACAAATGGAACACTTGCCATAAAAGTACAGGATTCAGGAATTGGTATTCCTGCCGATAAGCAGGAAAGGGTTTTTGAACGTTTTTTTCAAACAGAAATACCTGCAACTATCGTAAATCAGGGTACAGGAATTGGTCTGGCCATTACAAAGGAATTTGTGAAACTACATAACGGGACTATCTCCCTAAAAAGTGAACTCGAAAAAGGTACCTGCTTTACGGTCTTGCTTCCCGCAAAGAAAATATTTGAACCACCTGTTCGGGTTGTGGTTAATCCTATTATGCTAAATGAAGTAGAACAAATTGACTCAAATATTGAAGCAAAGAATTCTAAAAAGAAGAAAATTTTAATAGTAGAAGATAATGAGGATTTAAGGTTTTACTTAAAAGACAATCTGAAAGGACAATATCATATTGAAGAAGCGTGCAACGGAAAGGAAGGTTGGGAGAAAATTAAAATCTGTTATCCTGATCTTATTGTTAGCGATATTATGATGCCTTTGATGGATGGTGTTGAGTTGGTTACAAAGATTAAATCAGAAACACTTACAGCACATATTCCCGTAATTCTTCTTACGGCTATGGGAAGTGAAGAGAAAGAGCTAGAAGGACTAAAAGCCGGCGCAAATGATTATGTCACAAAACCTTTTACTTTTGAAATCTTAGAATCACGGATTAGCAACCTTATCGCACAACAGAAATTATTGCAAAAAAGATTTCAGAAACAAATTGAAGTAAATCCCAGTGAGATAACCATTAGCTCTGTAGATGAGAAATTCATGCAACAAGCATTGGAAGTTGTTGAAAAGCACATGGACGACCCTGACTTTTCGGTTGAAAATTTTAGCCAGGAGATGTGTATGAGCCGTGTAACATTATACAGGAAAATCTTATCCATTACAGCTAAAACTCCTGTAGAGTTTATCCGAGTAATCCGCCTGAAAAGAGCGGCCAAACTTTTAACAAAAAGCGGAATGTCTATAGCAGAAATTGCTTATGACGTAGGCTTTAACAACCCAAAGATTTTTAGCAAATGCTTTAAAGAGGAATTTAAAATAACCCCTTCTCAATATGCTGCAGATCAAAAGGATAAGGGAAGCTAA